Genomic DNA from Candidatus Bathyarchaeia archaeon:
CTAGTCGTTTCCTTCCTGACCAAACAAGGCCTCACCATTGTGAAATCTGTGATACGCCCAGAAGGGTACTGGAGTCTCCTCAAACAACGAAATGTTCTGATCCTCTGCGCCGTATCAATTCTCGCGCTTGTATCCTCTTCTTCTTTCAACAGCTTCTTCACAATCTACCTTGTCGATTCCCTCAGCGGGTCCCGGTTGATGGCAGGTCTTGCGGCAACCGCGACAACGGTGCTCGGGGCGATTGCTTTTCGGATCGTCGGTCCCTTGGACGATAAGATTGGCAGGAAACCCATGTTCCTCTTGGGATCAGTGGGCTACGCGCTCTATTTTGCGACAATCTTTCTTGTCACGAACACCCTGGTGGTGACGATATTGTGGACTCTTCCGATCTATCCGTTGATCCAGGCCTCCGCGGCAGCACTAATGTCAGATTACACGTCTATCGCTGATAGAGGAAAGGGATTGGGAATCTTAGAATCTGCGATAAGTCTCGGCGGAGGCGTGGGTCCATTGATCGGTGGAGTGATTGCGGACGCGACACAACTTCAGTTGGTCATTCTATTTGCTCTTGCGGCAGCCCTCGGCTCCGCTGCAATGTCACAACTCTTTCTGAAAGATCAAACTTCCAATTCTCGAGTGACTAACCCGGCTCCGATTCATCCCGACCGAGAATCCGCAACAGTGTGACAACCATGATCGGAGGCTTGTTTCGGAACGGGAAGGTATGACATTCCCTTCTACTTCGCCACGGCGTCGATCACACTGTTCTACGCGCAGTTCAAGAACATACATCCTCAGAGCTAGTTCTTCCAGCTGACATCTTTTTAGGCACCGGACAACAGAATAGAACCAGAGGCGAGGATAACGTCCCAAACCCACAGTCCCAACGCAACGATATCACCCAGAGAGATTCTGAAAAAGTATGACATGATTGCCGTTGTTGGCGCATCGAAGAACCCGGAGAAGGAAGCCTATACGGTACCCGCATACATGAAACAACACGGTTACACGATCGTCCCGGTCAACCCTACGGCCGATGAGATTCTTGGCGAGAAAGCGTACAAGAGTCTCGCGGAGCTGCCGCCCCAATTAGCGAAAAAGGTCGACATCGTTGACGTCTTTCGTCCGAGCGAAGAACTTCCACAGGTTGCGGAGCAGGTGGTAGAGATGTGGAAGAAGTATGGTAGACCCTTCGCGTTCTGGGCGCAGCTCGGCCTCGAAAACGAGGAGGCGAAGAAAATGCTTTCAACGAACAAGATTCCTTATGTGATGAACGCCTGCCTCAGAGTCGTCCACAAGAGCCTGTAGACGACCCCAGCCGGGTTCTAGTCCCACCAGGACCCGCACAATCTTCAGAAGTTTTTGTTCATCTTATGTGATACTCTTGACCCCTAAAGCATCCTTAGAATGTGAGTGAAAATGGACGAGACGCTGATCCTCAACCTTGTGGGAACTTTCGCGTTCGGCCTGAGCGGCGGAATACTTGCAGTCCGGAAGAAAATGGATCTATTCGGGGTCCTGGTGCTATCAGTGGCAACCGGGCTCGGAGGAGGAATAACACGAGACCTAATCCTCGGACACACTCCTCCTACGACACTCGTCGACTGGCGCTACCTAGCTGCTGCGGGTGTCGCGGGACTATTGGTGTTCGTGGACTTCCGTCAAATCGTGCGATGGAATCGCTTCGTGACCGCATTCGACGCAACCGGTCTTGCTATTTTCACAGTCACAGGCACCACGATAGCTCTCGCGGCGGGGCTCAACCCTGTGCCTGCCGCCTTACTGGGAATGCTCACTGGGATTGGTGGAGGAGTCCTGCGAGACATACTAGCAGCAGAAGTACCA
This window encodes:
- a CDS encoding trimeric intracellular cation channel family protein, translated to MDETLILNLVGTFAFGLSGGILAVRKKMDLFGVLVLSVATGLGGGITRDLILGHTPPTTLVDWRYLAAAGVAGLLVFVDFRQIVRWNRFVTAFDATGLAIFTVTGTTIALAAGLNPVPAALLGMLTGIGGGVLRDILAAEVPLVLRSEIYAVASLIGAIIITLANQAQTLGPPAEVLAAASTFIIRMVSVWRGWKIPIAHPGIR
- a CDS encoding CoA-binding protein — its product is MIAVVGASKNPEKEAYTVPAYMKQHGYTIVPVNPTADEILGEKAYKSLAELPPQLAKKVDIVDVFRPSEELPQVAEQVVEMWKKYGRPFAFWAQLGLENEEAKKMLSTNKIPYVMNACLRVVHKSL
- a CDS encoding MFS transporter produces the protein MAVKLSTALAFGPTGIIWAFLPIQLRSLGASFSLISLVSFIPAVETIVLSPIWGGILDSTGKGKRILALAFLVQAVGFSLFPFLRNPAQFVFVVALMGLFSSSFIPIFAALATDKSTQYGRAIGEFWTAASLGYASVTLIGGALFQFLDPIYLYALGALYAYSGILVVSFLTKQGLTIVKSVIRPEGYWSLLKQRNVLILCAVSILALVSSSSFNSFFTIYLVDSLSGSRLMAGLAATATTVLGAIAFRIVGPLDDKIGRKPMFLLGSVGYALYFATIFLVTNTLVVTILWTLPIYPLIQASAAALMSDYTSIADRGKGLGILESAISLGGGVGPLIGGVIADATQLQLVILFALAAALGSAAMSQLFLKDQTSNSRVTNPAPIHPDRESATV